The Oncorhynchus nerka isolate Pitt River linkage group LG24, Oner_Uvic_2.0, whole genome shotgun sequence genome has a window encoding:
- the LOC115108223 gene encoding LOW QUALITY PROTEIN: zinc finger RNA-binding protein-like (The sequence of the model RefSeq protein was modified relative to this genomic sequence to represent the inferred CDS: inserted 1 base in 1 codon): MAASNYYGFTHGAGPQYSVQPPPAFAHPTTASYSVQPAPAVAHAVTASYAPAPAQAARPVASXPYLAAYQTHPAPPDYGYRQPDPTPQPTTTPQAYQLPVYTETDNYSYGRPPAVTSYETKQYYQTSIAPAQRTPTEAYYQTGVKSGYSPVSTVYSQPPPPQRQVTALKPLAPASSVSTSYNIYPVSTSVQQPPTPISSYTPCSSFNSTAATSYSGISYSTYDSSGYTSTPSYYQPAQLPAPQPPPQQPQPSMQLPHKQLTSSSWSNAGSNMVTAPTVNAYKKPMFHQNRLQKPKGPPKQPQLHYCDICKISCAGPQTYREHLEGQKHKKKEAALKSGSAVGSNGPRGIQTQLRCELCDVACTGVDAYAAHIRGAKHQKVVKLHTKLGKPIPSTEPILVNNAPIISTSTAGKTTPIVVTSTAPVAPPKPVVVNAVKVPAKKQITPKITLLANKLATPPSAKVDEDKQLATASKSETTSDDEDGEGVGGQGDVQPVGHDYVEEVRNDDGKVIRFHCKLCECSFNDPNAKDMHLKGRRHRLQYKKKVNPELPVEIKPSNRARKLQEGKLRKQKQKAVLKRQRDDEQRWHLEMRSEPDSSWHTEMRRYEEDMYWRRMEEDQLYWGEQRRRMPPPPLMSRPGMPVPPLLPVRRPDSPDDRHIMAKHSTVYPVEEELQAVQRIVSHSERALKLVSDSLLEKEPPAVAPKTDTEADAGEKGPDTQAARMLKGVMRVGILAKGLLLHGDRNVELILLAAKKPTLSLLKDIAEQLPKELTTFSEDQYEVQAHPEEANIVIFSSKEPKMQVTISLTSPLMREDPAPEKEEKAGDKAAEKGVPEKDPPDVLNQRKCLEYLAALRHAKWFQARANGLQSCVIIIRLLRDLCQRVPTWGKMPAWAMELLVEKAISSATGPLSPGEAMRRVLECIATGILLPDGPGLLDPCEKAQTDALGSMTKQAREDITASAQHALRLLAFRQIHKVLGMDSLPASKASARNRKRRRDGSETGEGEGEGKKDKKEDAEEVDA, encoded by the exons ATGGCTGCAAGCAATTATTATGGGTTCACTCATGGTGCCGGTCCGCAGTACAG CGTTCAGCCTCCACCGGCCTTtgcccaccccaccacagccagcTACAGTGTTCAGCCGGCTCCTGCCGTGGCCCATGCAGTGACCGCCTCCTATGCCCCTGCCCCTGCACAAGCAGCCAGGCCCGTGGCCT GCCCCTACCTGGCGGCCTACCAGACCCACCCTGCCCCCCCAGATTATGGCTATCGGCAGCCGGACCCTACGCCCCAACCTACCACCACCCCACAGGCGTACCAGCTACCGGTATACACTGAAACG GATAACTACAGTTACGGACGCCCACCTGCAGTCACTAGTTATGAGACTAAGCAGTACTACCAGACAAGTATAGCTCCAGCCCAGCGGACACCAACAGAAGCTTACTACCAGACAG GTGTGAAGAGTGGCTACAGTCCAGTCAGCACGGTGTACAGCCAGCCCCCTCCACCACAGAGGCAGGTCACAGCTTTAAAGCCTCTGGCCCCCGCTAGCTCAGTGTCCACCAGCTATAACATCTACCCAGTGTCCACCAGTGTTCAGCAGCCTCCAACTCCCATCTCGTCTTACACCCCTTGCTCCTCCTTCAACTCCACAGCTGCCACCTCCTACTCGG GCATCAGCTACTCTACTTATGACTCGAGTGGCTACACTTCCACCCCCTCCTACTACCAACCTGCACAATTGCCTGCTCCCCAGCCGCCACCCCAGCAGCCCCAGCCGTCCATGCAGCTGCCTCACAAGCAGCTCACCAGCTCTTCCTGGAGCAACGCGGGCAGCAACATGGTGACCGCTCCCACAGTCAACGCCTACAAGAAGCCCATGTTCCACCAGAACAGGCTGCAGAAGCCCAAAGGGCCACCCAAACAGCCCCAGCTGCACTACTGTGACATCTGCAAGATCAGCTGTGCTGGCCCGCAG ACGTACCGGGAACACCTCGAGGGCCAGAAGCACAAGAAGAAGGAGGCTGCTCTGAAATCTGGCAGCGCGGTGGGGAGCAACGGGCCCCGGGGGATTCAGACCCAGCTGCGCTGTGAACTATGTGACGTTGCCTGCACTGGCGTAGACGCGTACGCTGCCCATATCCGAGGGGCCAAGCACCAGAAG GTGGTGAAGCTCCACACCAAACTAGGCAAACCTATACCGTCAACTGAACCCATTTTAGTGAACAATGCTCCGATTATCTCAACGTCGACCGCTGGGAAGACGACCCCTATTGTCGTCACGTCAACTGCCCCTGTAGCGCCACCCAAACCGGTGGTCGTAAACGCCGTCAAGGTCCCAGCGAAGAAGCAAATCACACCCAAAATAACTCTTCTTG CCAACAAGCTGGCCACCCCTCCATCAGCCAAGGTGGATGAGGACAAGCAGTTAGCAACCGCTTCTAAGAGCGAGACAACGAGTGACGATGAGGATGGGGAAGGAGTCGGGGGGCAGGGGGACGTCCAGCCTGTGGGACATGACTATGTGGAGGAG GTGCGTAATGATGATGGGAAGGTGATTCGCTTCCACTGTAAACTCTGTGAATGCAGTTTCAATGACCCCAACGCTAAAGACATGCACCTAAAGGGACGCAGGCACCGGCTGCAGTACAAG AAGAAGGTGAACCCAGAGCTGCCGGTGGAGATCAAGCCCAGTAACCGGGCCAGGAAACTGCAGGAGGGCAAACTTAGGAAACAGAAACAGAAGGCTGTGctgaagagacagagggatgatGAGCAGCGCTGGCACTTGGAGATGAGGTCAGAGCCAGACAGCAGCTGGCACACAGAGATGAG GCGCTATGAGGAGGACATGTactggaggaggatggaggaggatcaGCTATACTGGGGGGAGCAGAGACGCAGGATGCCCCCCCCTCCACTCATGAGCCGGCCTGGCATGCCAGTGCCACCCCTACTG CCCGTGCGTCGGCCAGACTCCCCAGACGATCGCCACATCATGGCCAAACACTCCACCGTCTACCCTGTGGAGGAGGAGCTGCAGGCAGTGCAGAGGATTGTGTCCCACTCTGAGCGAGCCCTCAAACTGGTGTCTGACTCCCTGCTGGAGAAAGAGCCCCCCGCTGTTGCTCCTAAGACTGATACAGAGGCTGATGCTGGCGAGAAAGG ACCTGACACTCAGGCGGCTCGTATGCTGAAGGGGGTGATGAGGGTTGGCATTCTGGCCAAGGGCCTGCTGCTCCACGGGGACAGGAACGTGGAGCTCATCCTGCTGGCTGCCAAGAAGCCCACCCTCTCTCTACTGAAAGACATCGCTGAGCAGTTGCCCAAAGAACTGACG ACATTTTCTGAAGATCAGTATGAGGTACAGGCTCACCCTGAGGAAGCCAACATCGTGATTTTTTCGAGCAAGGAGCCAAAAATGCAGGTCACCATCTCTCTAACTTCGCCGCTGATGAGGGAGGACCCTGCCCCTGAGAAGGAGGAAAAGGCAGGAGACAAAGCGGCTGAGAAAG GGGTGCCTGAGAAAGACCCTCCTGACGTTCTGAACCAAAGGAAGTGCCTGGAGTACCTAGCTGCTCTGAGACATGCCAAGTGGTTCCAG GCTCGTGCCAACGGTCTTCAGTCCTGTGTGATCATCATTCGACTGTTGCGTGATCTGTGCCAGCGAGTGCCGACCTGGGGCAAGATGCCAGCCTGg GCTATGGAGCTGCTGGTAGAGAAGGCCATCAGCAGTGCCACAGGGCCCCTCAGCCCAGGGGAAGCTATGCGTAGGGTCCTGGAGTGTATCGCCACGGGCATCCTACTGCCAG ACGGTCCTGGGCTGCTGGACCCCTGTGAGAAAGCCCAAACCGATGCTCTGGGGAGCATGACCAAGCAAGCCCGGGAAGACATTACTGCCAGCGCGCAG CATGCTCTGCGACTGCTGGCGTTCCGTCAGATCCACAAGGTTCTGGGGATGGACTCCCTGCCGGCATCCAAGGCCAGCGCTCGGAACCGCAAACGCAGACGGGATGGGAGCGAgactggagaaggagagggggagggaaagaaagaCAAGAAGGAGGATGCAGAAGAGGTGGATGCTTGA